In one Maniola jurtina chromosome 13, ilManJurt1.1, whole genome shotgun sequence genomic region, the following are encoded:
- the LOC123871297 gene encoding putative odorant receptor 85e, protein MFKHFELTTDKAESVTDKVSNYTHYMEAPLKCVGCWDWYKKPLNEFQIGVNNIYLSFTLFMLAYSLLSLIVHLYCEWSDIMASLDIMADGLPLVATLFIVFYFASCKSELYELVNYMNGNFKWHSARGLTNMTMTQAYKTARNFGYFYTSCTLFSVGMYTFMPVVVHLWTKQPLQHWIYEDVTQGLIVVLIFLRQFFAQGFVGLAIGQLGVLVACNAILLCGQLDLLCCSLRNVRYTALLQHGVSHSALASQFSDIELDEEHHYLYNRAEMSDSCYNYDKRWTNKGNKMHFDIFSSVYDNATTAALKDCARMSQVVNEFKDRFEKLVSPLLALRVIQVTLYLCTLLYAASLKLDMLTVEYLAAVALDMFVYCYFGNQIILQADRVSLAGYQSAWSSMGVKPRRLLLNILLANRKPMLVRAGGFLAMNLQTFVLIIKTSFSYYTLLANVNE, encoded by the exons ATGTTTAAACATTTCGAACTAACTACTGATAAAGCAGAATCCGTTACGGATAAAGTATCAAACTACACGCACTATATGGAAGCGCCTCTCAAGTGTGTTGGCTGTTGGGACTGGTACAAGAAACCGCTAAATGAATTCCAGATTGGCGTCAATAACATCTATCTGAGCTTCACTTTGTTCATGTTGGCTTactcattgctttctttaatcGTACACTTGTATTGCGAGTGGAGCGATATTATGGCAAGTTTGGATATAATGGCCGACGGATTGCCTCTCGTTGCGACACTGTTTATAGTATTTTACTTCGCCAGTTGTAAAAGCGAGCTGTATGAATTGGTGAATTACATGAATGGTAACTTCAAGTGGCATTCAGCTAGAGGTTTGACTAACATGACAATGACGCAAGCCTATAAAACAGCGAGGAATTTTGGCTATTTCTATACATCTTGCACACTGTTTAGTGTTGGAATGTACACGTTCATGCCCGTTGTGGTTCATT TGTGGACAAAGCAACCGCTCCAACATTGGATCTACGAGGATGTGACTCAAGGGCTGATCGTAGTACTGATATTCCTACGGCAGTTCTTTGCGCAGGGCTTTGTCGGGCTCGCTATTGGGCAACTCG GCGTACTCGTCGCTTGCAACGCCATACTTCTCTGCGGTCAGCTGGATCTCCTTTGCTGTAGCCTTCGAAATGTTCGATACACCGCGTTGTTACAACATGGCGTGAGCCACAGCGCACTGGCAAGCCAGTTTAGTGACATCGAGCTGGATGAAGAGCACCACTACTTGTATAATCGAGCAGAGATGAGCGACTCCTGTTATAATTATGACAAGAGATGG ACAAACAAGGGAAACAAGATGCATTTCG ATATCTTCAGTTCGGTATATGATAACGCTACAACCGCAGCGCTGAAAGATTGTGCTCGAATGTCGCAAGTTGTGAATGAATTTAAAGACCGTTTCGAGAAGCTTGTGTCCCCGTTGCTTGCTTTGCGCGTTATACAGGTCACACTGTATCTCTGCACGTTGCTGTATGCTGCTTCTTTA aaattGGATATGTTAACTGTGGAGTACCTGGCCGCTGTTGCGTTAGATATGTTTGTTTATTGCTATTTTGGAAACCAAATTATCCTACAG GCCGATAGAGTATCATTGGCAGGATACCAGAGCGCATGGTCTTCAATGGGTGTGAAACCACGGCGGTTGTTGCTTAACATCTTGCTGGCCAACCGCAAGCCCATGCTGGTGAGAGCTGGCGGCTTCTTGGCGATGAATCTGCAGACTTTTGTCCTG ATTATAAAAACCTCATTCTCCTACTATACTTTGCTGGCCAACGTCAACGAGTAG